A stretch of the Methanomassiliicoccales archaeon genome encodes the following:
- a CDS encoding VIT1/CCC1 transporter family protein: MSKILNRAQRTEITEYCVYKTLAKTCKSENNRKILEEIANDELTHYRFLKTLIGKDTFPNKYQVAKYCLLSKIFGLTFALKLMEKNERSAEDVYKKISNLMPEVKDIIEDEDRHESLLISLIDEDRLKYTGSIVLGLNDALVELTGTLAGFTLAFEKTKIIAMAGLIAGIAASFSMGISEYLSTKADNDGKNPMRASGYTTIAYMLTVFLLIIPFLLFSSSLVALSVTILNAIIVIFIFTYYISIAKDLPFKRRFVEMAGLSLGIAALTFAIGFVVRELFNINL; encoded by the coding sequence ATGTCCAAGATTTTGAATCGAGCACAAAGAACAGAAATCACTGAGTACTGTGTTTACAAGACACTGGCAAAAACCTGCAAAAGCGAAAATAATCGAAAAATATTGGAAGAGATTGCAAACGACGAATTGACACATTACAGATTCTTGAAAACCCTAATTGGGAAAGATACATTCCCTAATAAATACCAGGTTGCAAAATATTGCCTTTTATCAAAAATATTTGGTTTAACGTTTGCATTAAAACTGATGGAAAAAAATGAGCGCAGCGCTGAAGACGTTTATAAAAAAATATCAAATCTGATGCCAGAAGTCAAAGACATAATCGAAGATGAAGATCGTCACGAAAGTCTCTTGATATCATTAATCGATGAAGACCGATTGAAGTATACAGGCTCTATTGTCTTGGGGTTGAACGATGCTTTGGTTGAGCTGACTGGCACACTAGCTGGATTTACTCTCGCATTCGAAAAAACAAAGATTATTGCAATGGCCGGATTGATTGCTGGGATTGCTGCCTCCTTTTCAATGGGGATTTCTGAATATCTTTCAACAAAAGCGGATAATGATGGCAAGAATCCAATGAGGGCTTCAGGATATACGACGATTGCTTATATGCTGACGGTTTTTTTGCTTATCATTCCTTTTTTATTGTTCAGCAGTTCTCTCGTTGCGCTCTCAGTTACGATTCTTAATGCGATCATAGTGATTTTCATTTTTACATATTACATATCAATCGCAAAAGATCTCCCCTTCAAAAGGCGATTTGTGGAAATGGCCGGATTAAGTCTGGGCATCGCTGCATTGACATTTGCTATTGGATTCGTTGTGAGAGAACTATTTAATATTAATCTATAG
- a CDS encoding glycosyltransferase family 4 protein, producing the protein MTVGLVSFGTRVDRGWGVRVRSLVQMISSFSPIEIFHIENDVDKPAANLRLPLIIDGIRNSHSTHIEVAEGVRTKISRLFNYYRNDRVKISTTLLDRIETIGAFQVESLDLFFLANSLNKHKKPVILDEHNVYWNLLKYGMFDSPFFRGAVGRNRFIRKTAAIWLLDRARRFELRCLDAADAVFVTSEVDKSHIVCAYPELEKKITVIPNCIDATEYPVERFRKTNEETRNIVFVGRLDYSPNIDAVQTIIKEIAPRFDQRIRFQIVGGPIPNVECGRENVDFLGIVPDIKEVLRNADVCIAPLRFGSGTRIKILEYLAMCKPVVSTSIGCEGLMVENRRNIMIADDTGAFVRAIRELIENRDLAISIGKEGRRLVEEKYDWRIYAPIVRSVYRSLGVLEQ; encoded by the coding sequence ATGACAGTCGGTTTAGTATCCTTCGGGACAAGAGTTGATCGTGGTTGGGGCGTTAGAGTTCGCTCTCTCGTGCAGATGATTTCAAGTTTCTCGCCTATAGAGATTTTTCATATCGAAAATGATGTTGATAAACCGGCTGCGAATCTGAGATTACCTTTGATTATTGACGGTATTAGAAATTCACATTCCACGCATATTGAGGTGGCAGAGGGTGTAAGAACGAAGATTTCGCGGTTGTTCAACTATTACAGAAATGATCGTGTGAAGATTTCAACAACATTATTGGATAGGATAGAGACAATTGGAGCTTTTCAGGTAGAGAGCCTAGATCTATTCTTTCTTGCCAATTCATTAAATAAGCACAAGAAACCAGTAATATTAGACGAGCATAATGTGTACTGGAATCTTTTGAAGTATGGGATGTTCGATTCCCCCTTTTTTAGAGGGGCGGTTGGTAGAAACCGTTTTATTCGAAAAACAGCAGCCATCTGGCTATTAGACAGAGCGAGGAGATTTGAACTCCGATGCTTAGATGCTGCAGACGCTGTCTTTGTGACTTCCGAGGTCGATAAGAGTCACATTGTCTGTGCATACCCCGAGCTTGAAAAGAAAATAACCGTGATACCTAACTGCATCGATGCTACCGAGTACCCGGTTGAGAGATTCAGAAAAACAAATGAGGAGACCCGTAATATTGTATTTGTCGGGAGATTGGATTATTCTCCAAATATCGATGCTGTCCAAACTATTATAAAGGAGATAGCACCACGATTCGATCAAAGAATTCGATTCCAAATTGTCGGCGGCCCAATTCCGAATGTTGAATGTGGCCGAGAAAATGTTGATTTTCTAGGGATTGTACCTGATATCAAGGAAGTCCTGAGAAATGCGGATGTCTGCATAGCACCGCTTCGCTTTGGGAGCGGAACGCGAATAAAGATTTTGGAATATCTCGCAATGTGCAAACCCGTTGTTTCAACATCGATTGGATGTGAGGGATTGATGGTCGAAAACCGCCGCAATATCATGATCGCAGATGATACTGGTGCTTTTGTCCGCGCGATCCGAGAATTGATCGAAAATCGTGATCTCGCGATTTCCATCGGTAAAGAAGGAAGGCGACTTGTAGAGGAAAAATACGACTGGCGAATATACGCTCCGATAGTTCGGTCTGTTTATCGTTCGCTTGGGGTTCTGGAACAATAG
- a CDS encoding cytochrome b5 domain-containing protein, with the protein MKVFTREELKEFNGKNGKPAYIAVKGKVYDVTKSSLWEDGEHQFEHYAGMDLTNEIGDAPHDEDVLERFPIVGTLKED; encoded by the coding sequence ATGAAGGTCTTTACGCGCGAGGAGCTGAAAGAATTTAACGGCAAAAATGGGAAACCAGCGTACATTGCCGTAAAGGGCAAAGTTTATGACGTGACGAAGAGCTCATTATGGGAAGACGGTGAGCATCAATTCGAACACTATGCTGGTATGGATCTCACAAACGAGATCGGCGATGCGCCTCATGATGAAGATGTTCTTGAGCGTTTTCCTATTGTAGGCACATTGAAGGAAGACTGA